DNA from Pirellulales bacterium:
TGCCTGATGGCTTCGGCCAATCATCTGCTGATCGTCTTCCTGGCGGTCGAAATGGCAAGCGTGCCTTCCTACGTCTTGGCCGGCCAGTTGAAGGGCCGTCGTCAGGCGAGCGAAGCGGCGATCAAGTACGCCGTGTACGGCGCCGGCGCCGCGGGCATCATGCTCTATGGCATCAGCCTGCTGGCGGGCGTGCTGGGCACCGTACACCTCCCCACGATGGCGATCCGCTTTGCCGAACTGCTCGAGAGTGGCGGCGGCGCCGACCGCTACATGGCGCTGGTCCTGGGCGGATTGATGGTCATGGTCGGCATTGCCTTCAAGCTCTCGGCCGTGCCGTTCCACTTCTGGTGTCCCGACGTCTTCGAGGGAGCCAGTGCCGAGGTGAACGCCTTCCTGTCGGTGGCCTCGAAGGGGGCCGCCATTGCCCTGTTGCTGCGAGTGGCGATCGGGATCGGCCACGTCGAACCGTCGTCCGAGGTGGCGATGACCGCACAGGCCACGGTCGTGCAGACGGTCTCGCTCCAAGAGGAAGGCGCCAGTGACGCAGCGCCGGCGGTCGTCGCATCAAGCGGCGTCGGCGCCAAGACGGCCGCCCTCGCTCCGGTGCGGCGCTTCATGGCCATGCTCGTGGGCTTCATCGGCGCCATCACCTGCACGTTCGGCAACCTGGCGGCCTACGGCCAGACGAACATCAAGCGGCTGTTGGCCTACTCGACGATCGCACATGCGGGCTACATGATGCTGCCGGTCTCGGCGGCGATCGTGCTGATGGGCTCCTCGCCGGCGAACGCTCAATACGCCGTCATGTCGGTGGCGTTCTACATCGGCACGTACCTGTTCATGAACCTGGGGGCGTTCGCCATCGTGGCTTTTCTGCGCAATGCCATGCGTAGCGAGGAGATCGCCGATTATGCCGGTCTGATCAAGCAGTGCCCCGGCGTGGTGGTGCTGTTCAGCACGAT
Protein-coding regions in this window:
- a CDS encoding NADH-quinone oxidoreductase subunit N, translated to MPSLADITGHLVHDTVEVSLPAFRPELALTITIIVMLLTRVITPRKAEPFVLPIVNWFPLFGALIALYYAAPWNYLGGDGKIQSTELFTGLLIYDALTIYFRAFLAFFVVLFVCFTQLSGIPDREDGVDFYTLVLGATVGMCLMASANHLLIVFLAVEMASVPSYVLAGQLKGRRQASEAAIKYAVYGAGAAGIMLYGISLLAGVLGTVHLPTMAIRFAELLESGGGADRYMALVLGGLMVMVGIAFKLSAVPFHFWCPDVFEGASAEVNAFLSVASKGAAIALLLRVAIGIGHVEPSSEVAMTAQATVVQTVSLQEEGASDAAPAVVASSGVGAKTAALAPVRRFMAMLVGFIGAITCTFGNLAAYGQTNIKRLLAYSTIAHAGYMMLPVSAAIVLMGSSPANAQYAVMSVAFYIGTYLFMNLGAFAIVAFLRNAMRSEEIADYAGLIKQCPGVVVLFSTILFSLIGLPPLAGFVAKFAIFGALADAHLWMLLLVGGLNTVISLFYYLKVVKTMTLDPEPEDRLPVSLPLTSVAGVYMVIVTLPVLLLGPWSNGLFEWARAAAANLL